A part of Paenibacillus donghaensis genomic DNA contains:
- a CDS encoding alpha-glucuronidase family glycosyl hydrolase, protein MSAILQPKGNGYEAWLGYPRPASASSEHSPVTPYHSIIAAEQDEVTGTAVAELVRGLSSLLGSAPLVAADALSAANRPCIAIGTWGGGNPLVEQVFGGDPPRLASPEGYAIRSSEAHSCIAIGADAPAGLLYGAFHLLRLLGTGAPLEALDISSKPANRLRMINQWDNMDGTIERGYAGASIFYEQNRIKDDLQRVEDYARMLASVGLNAISINNVNVFAVETRLITAEMLPDVARVADIFRKYAIRSFLSINFAAPMEIGGLDTADPLDPAVREWWRERAAEIYAAIPDFGGFLVKADSEHRPGPFTYGRDHADGSNMLAEALSPYGGLVIWRCFVYNCKQDWRDRKTDRARAAYDHFTPLDGRFHDNVILQIKNGPMDFQVREPVSPLIGAIPATHQVVEFQIAQEYTGQQRHLCYLVPQWKQVLDFDTLSRGEGSTVKAIADGSLYGRAWGGIAAVSNIGDDPNWTGHLLAQANLYGYGRLAWNPELSAEDIAQEWAQLTFGPMEPVVETVCRMLLDSWSIYESYTAPLGVGWMVNPSHHYGPNVDGYEYSMWGTYHFADCGGIGVDRTTATGTGYAAQYNGSNAERYEVLESCPDELLLFFHHVPYTHKLHSGTSVIQHIYNAHFEGVEQARGLLAQWQELEGRLNEQLYSQVAGRLKEQAEHACEWRDIINTYFWRKSGIPDELGRVIY, encoded by the coding sequence ATGAGCGCAATATTACAGCCAAAAGGAAATGGTTATGAAGCGTGGCTGGGTTACCCCCGCCCCGCATCGGCTTCGTCCGAACATTCCCCCGTCACCCCGTACCACAGCATCATTGCGGCAGAGCAGGATGAAGTGACCGGCACCGCAGTGGCGGAACTGGTCCGGGGCCTAAGCTCGCTGCTCGGCAGCGCGCCACTGGTTGCTGCAGACGCATTGTCAGCGGCCAATCGCCCTTGCATCGCCATCGGAACGTGGGGTGGGGGCAATCCTCTGGTGGAGCAGGTATTCGGCGGCGATCCGCCCCGGCTTGCTTCACCGGAAGGGTATGCCATCCGCAGCAGTGAAGCGCATAGCTGCATCGCCATCGGGGCCGATGCACCCGCCGGACTGCTGTACGGAGCGTTTCACCTGCTGCGTCTGCTGGGCACCGGCGCGCCGCTGGAAGCGCTGGACATCAGCTCGAAGCCGGCTAACCGCCTGCGGATGATCAATCAATGGGACAACATGGACGGAACGATTGAGCGCGGCTACGCGGGAGCTTCGATTTTTTATGAGCAGAATAGAATCAAGGATGACCTGCAGCGGGTGGAGGACTACGCCAGGATGCTGGCATCGGTGGGCCTCAATGCGATTTCGATCAACAACGTCAATGTGTTCGCGGTGGAGACACGCCTGATCACCGCTGAAATGCTGCCGGATGTAGCCAGAGTAGCGGATATCTTCCGGAAGTATGCGATCCGCAGTTTCCTGAGCATCAACTTCGCCGCCCCGATGGAGATCGGCGGACTGGACACGGCTGACCCGCTTGATCCCGCTGTACGCGAGTGGTGGCGGGAACGCGCTGCCGAAATTTATGCCGCTATTCCGGATTTCGGCGGATTTCTGGTGAAGGCGGATTCGGAGCACCGCCCTGGACCGTTCACCTATGGCCGCGACCATGCCGACGGCTCCAATATGCTGGCGGAGGCGCTGTCCCCATACGGCGGCCTGGTCATCTGGCGCTGCTTCGTCTACAACTGTAAGCAGGACTGGCGGGACCGCAAGACAGACCGCGCGCGGGCAGCCTATGACCATTTCACACCGCTGGATGGCCGCTTCCATGACAATGTCATCCTGCAGATCAAGAACGGGCCGATGGACTTCCAGGTCCGCGAGCCGGTCTCCCCGCTGATCGGAGCCATTCCGGCTACCCATCAGGTGGTCGAGTTTCAGATTGCCCAGGAGTATACCGGCCAGCAGCGGCATCTGTGTTATCTGGTGCCGCAGTGGAAGCAAGTGCTGGATTTCGATACGCTCAGCAGGGGCGAAGGATCTACCGTCAAAGCGATAGCCGACGGCTCGCTGTACGGCAGAGCGTGGGGCGGCATCGCCGCCGTCTCCAATATCGGAGACGACCCCAACTGGACGGGACATCTGCTGGCACAGGCCAATCTCTACGGCTACGGCCGCCTGGCCTGGAACCCGGAGCTGTCGGCCGAAGACATTGCACAGGAATGGGCCCAACTGACCTTTGGCCCCATGGAGCCGGTTGTAGAGACGGTCTGCCGGATGCTGCTGGATTCCTGGAGCATCTATGAATCCTACACCGCGCCGCTGGGGGTGGGCTGGATGGTCAATCCCTCCCATCACTATGGCCCGAATGTGGACGGCTATGAATATTCGATGTGGGGCACCTATCATTTCGCGGATTGTGGAGGCATCGGCGTAGACCGCACCACCGCAACAGGCACAGGCTACGCCGCCCAGTACAACGGATCGAACGCAGAGCGCTATGAAGTGCTGGAATCCTGCCCGGACGAACTGCTGCTATTCTTCCATCATGTGCCATACACCCATAAGCTGCATTCCGGTACAAGTGTGATTCAGCATATTTACAATGCCCATTTCGAAGGGGTGGAGCAGGCGCGCGGACTGCTCGCGCAGTGGCAAGAGCTTGAAGGCCGCCTGAATGAGCAGTTGTACAGCCAGGTAGCCGGGCGACTGAAGGAGCAGGCAGAGCATGCCTGTGAATGGCGCGATATCATCAATACCTATTTCTGGCGCAAAAGCGGGATTCCCGATGAACTGGGACGCGTAATCTACTAG
- a CDS encoding glycoside hydrolase family 52 protein has protein sequence MKGVAKSVNNIFYNAQHSPIGAFASFTLGFRGKNGGLGLELGKPADHNVFIGLQSRDGGCYEALPFFEQVEDASARYDVEKLDKREAEFQEVFPTAPGGNDRDKPSGWFRPSDTVLAPFRDEQISRELKAGTDTWQAGDLTLRIYSPVRSVPDPAAGDREALKAALVPAVFVQLTLDNTQGTLARKGFFGYEGSDPYASMRRLSDTAEGRFAGIGQGRLTAIACKDEGVVEALGFTMEKILEEGLAHNLAFGLGGTGALLMEVAPGECRTFSFAVCFYRGGIVTSGIDASYYYTSLFANIEEAADYSLQHFGELSESCCEADEWVGSAGLSSDQSFMLAHAIHSYYGSTQLLLAEEGLLWIVNEGEYRMMNTLDLTADQLFYEMLLHPWTVRNELELFVSRYSYRDQVRFPGELQEYPGGLAFTHDVGVANVFSRPQYSAYEMAGLDECFSYMSHEELVNWLCCALVYIEQTGDRAFIDQMLPVIRDCFSSMLNRDHPEADKRNGLMGLDSTRTEGGAEITTYDSLDVSLGQSRNNIYLAGKCWAAYVALERLFAKEGLAELSAEAGGQADQCAAAVTAALNDKGYIPAIIGEDNDSQIIPAIEGLVFPYFTGCAEALDRKGRFAGYLEALRTHLDTVLVPGTCLFEDGAWKLSSTSSNSWLSKIYLSQFIAREILELPWGDKGAAADAAHVNWLLHPELSYWCWSDQILNGLIGGSKYYPRGVTAILWLLEGKGEHRLVRI, from the coding sequence ATGAAAGGGGTTGCAAAATCTGTGAATAATATTTTCTATAACGCACAGCATTCACCAATCGGTGCATTTGCAAGCTTCACCCTCGGCTTCCGCGGCAAAAACGGCGGGCTAGGTCTGGAGCTGGGCAAGCCGGCGGATCACAATGTGTTTATTGGCCTGCAATCCAGAGATGGCGGATGTTACGAGGCCCTGCCGTTCTTCGAGCAAGTTGAGGATGCCAGCGCAAGATATGATGTGGAGAAGCTGGACAAAAGGGAAGCAGAGTTCCAGGAGGTGTTCCCCACCGCTCCGGGAGGCAATGACCGCGATAAGCCGAGCGGCTGGTTCCGGCCCTCCGATACGGTGCTGGCGCCTTTCCGGGACGAGCAGATCTCCCGGGAGCTGAAGGCTGGCACCGATACCTGGCAGGCCGGCGACCTGACGCTGCGCATCTATTCACCGGTGCGGAGCGTGCCGGACCCCGCGGCCGGTGACCGTGAAGCGCTGAAGGCGGCGCTGGTACCTGCGGTGTTCGTACAGCTGACGCTGGATAATACGCAGGGCACCCTTGCGCGCAAAGGCTTCTTCGGCTACGAAGGAAGCGATCCCTATGCCTCCATGCGGCGGCTGAGCGATACCGCTGAGGGCCGGTTCGCAGGAATAGGCCAGGGACGGCTGACTGCGATTGCCTGCAAGGACGAAGGCGTGGTAGAGGCGCTCGGGTTCACAATGGAGAAGATTCTGGAAGAGGGCCTGGCCCATAATCTGGCTTTTGGCCTGGGGGGAACAGGGGCGCTGCTGATGGAGGTAGCCCCCGGCGAATGCCGGACCTTCTCCTTCGCCGTCTGCTTCTACCGGGGAGGCATTGTAACTTCGGGCATCGATGCCTCCTATTATTACACCTCGCTGTTTGCCAATATTGAAGAAGCGGCCGACTATTCACTGCAGCATTTCGGCGAACTGAGCGAATCCTGCTGTGAAGCGGACGAATGGGTGGGTTCCGCCGGATTGTCTTCAGACCAGAGCTTTATGCTCGCCCACGCCATTCACAGCTATTACGGCAGCACCCAGCTGCTGCTGGCGGAGGAAGGGCTGCTCTGGATCGTCAACGAAGGTGAATACCGGATGATGAACACGCTTGATCTGACCGCCGACCAGCTCTTCTATGAGATGCTGCTGCACCCCTGGACGGTCCGCAATGAGCTGGAGCTGTTCGTCTCCCGCTATAGCTACCGGGACCAGGTCAGATTCCCCGGCGAACTGCAGGAATATCCGGGCGGGTTGGCTTTTACCCATGATGTGGGGGTCGCCAATGTCTTCTCGCGTCCGCAGTATTCGGCCTATGAGATGGCTGGGTTGGATGAATGCTTCTCCTATATGAGCCATGAGGAGCTGGTGAATTGGCTGTGCTGCGCTCTGGTCTATATCGAGCAGACTGGTGACCGCGCCTTCATCGACCAAATGCTTCCGGTGATCCGCGACTGCTTCAGCAGTATGCTGAACCGTGATCATCCTGAAGCGGACAAGCGCAATGGGCTGATGGGCCTCGACAGCACCCGCACCGAAGGTGGTGCGGAAATTACGACCTATGACAGCCTCGATGTCTCGCTCGGCCAGTCGCGTAATAACATCTATCTGGCCGGCAAATGCTGGGCTGCCTATGTGGCGCTGGAGCGGCTGTTCGCCAAGGAAGGGCTGGCAGAGCTGTCGGCGGAAGCCGGAGGGCAGGCGGATCAATGTGCCGCGGCGGTTACGGCGGCGCTGAATGACAAGGGCTATATCCCGGCCATTATCGGAGAGGATAACGACTCGCAGATTATCCCGGCGATTGAAGGGCTGGTGTTCCCTTACTTCACAGGCTGTGCGGAGGCATTGGACCGGAAGGGGCGGTTCGCGGGTTATCTGGAGGCGCTGCGTACCCATCTGGATACGGTGCTGGTGCCCGGCACTTGTCTGTTCGAAGACGGGGCATGGAAGCTGTCCTCTACCAGTAGCAACTCCTGGCTCAGCAAAATCTATCTCTCCCAGTTCATCGCCCGCGAGATTCTGGAGCTGCCATGGGGTGACAAGGGCGCGGCTGCCGATGCGGCGCATGTGAACTGGCTGCTGCACCCGGAGCTGTCCTACTGGTGCTGGAGCGACCAGATTCTGAATGGCCTGATCGGCGGAAGCAAATATTATCCGCGCGGAGTGACGGCGATTCTCTGGCTGCTGGAAGGTAAAGGGGAACACCGGCTTGTTCGAATATAA